aaaaaacagaatCTGTTGTCAGAATAATTTGTTCTTCTGTGGTGTAGCGGGTCTCTGGGCCATATTCTAGACACAGCGTTTGTCAGAGGATCCTGCTGTTTGTGGTTGATGCCTGAAAATGATGAAAAGGATATGTATGAACGTGCACACAACTAGCAAGATGACTCTGTCACTCAGCAAAACATAAACAGTTTGCAGAAAATGGCTTCACTGGATATTACTTTCACAGCAGGTAAGATAAAATATCACTTACGTCAACTTAAATGGTTTTGAACTTAGGCCTATGTGTCATATTTGGGAGGGCTATAAAAGGGTAACAACTTTTCAGACTATTTGTTAGATGAGAAAGTGAGAGAAGATGGCAGCAGTCCCCATTACAAATAGTGAGATTTATGAGGTTTATGCATAGGGCTTAGGACAAAGATGGGCTCTGGTTAAATTTGTGTTTAAGGATTACTTTTTGCCTGCCACTCTCTGGGAAAGAGATTCAGATTTTCTAAACAAGACTCTGTATCTGCTTTACTATGGCTTTGGAAGACATTTGTGGCTTCGAAGACACTCCTGTTCATCGCAAGTGGTTTCCTGCCTCTCATTTTGAAGATACCGACAGATCTTTTCACATGACTGACTTTGGATTGAGGAGACTAAAGAAATTTGGGAGAAATAGTGGGATCCCACTGCAATTCTTCATACCGACATTGCCAAACTCTGACCCTTTCAACCCCAGTACTTCACTCCCTTTTCCCCCACCCAACCACTCGGTGACAGTCAGCAGGCCTTTCCCTCTGTCGCATGGGACAACAACCTTGGGTTTCATCTTCCAAGGTGGGGTCATTGCAGCTGCAGACTCACGTGCCAGTGCTGGGGGACTTGTTGCCTGTCCAGCTGTTCACAAGATTACCCCTATTCACTCCCATTTAGTGGTCACCTCCTCTGGTAGCGGTGCAGATTGCATGCTGTGGGAGAGAATTCTGGCCAGAGAGATCAGACTCTACCAACTGCGGCACAGACGTTGCCTTTCAATATGTGGCACTGCCAAGCTCCTTTCATTTATGCTGCACCCCTTTAAAGggactgatgtgtgtgtggcccTCACACTGTGTGGCTGGGATAAGGAAGCAGGTAACACTGACTGTGCAAAGAAGTCAGAAGACTCATCCTTTATCACTGATGATAGCTCTTCGGCTGTTGTAAGAAGACAGGATGTCACTGCGATGGCACATTCTGCATCCCCTAACAGAGGCCCAAAGCTGATATATGTTTGCAGTGATGGAGCCCGACTGCAGGGGGACACCTTTTCTGTGGGCTCAGGCTCTCCTTATGCTTATGGAGTCCTGGATAGAGAGCTGAGGTGGAGCCTGAGTAAAGAAGAGGCCATCTCCTTGGCAAGAGAAGCAGTGTTCAGAGCCACTCACAGGGACGCCTACTCAGGGAACAACGTGGACATCTTCCACATTACAGCCCAGGGATGGAgccaaagaaagagagaggactTAAAAGAGGAATATTATAAAGACATGGAGAGGAGGACAAAGATAGttgaggaaagaaaaagagcgACCAAATTAGATGCTTTGGAATGAAGCACACAATTGGTGGTGTTTCAGGGGGGGTTAGGATTAGAAGCTAAAATAGTTACAGCCACCTCAGTTAATCCACTTTTGTTAGCTAGCTATAAAACTCTACTAAATGCATGTACTCAGGTatgattctaggatcagacctttagagGGGGGTCCCCAATTGAGAGAGTGACATGGATACATTGCCTTGCAAAAGCGGTAAATCATgctaaatcagtaatttcatTACCTGATAATATCTGAGCTAGCTTCTGAACAACAACATCCGCTTACGTTTTTTGACACTACTAACACGATGATGGAACTAAACCTGACACCTGTCACAGTAATAACAACCAATTTGACACAATGTTCTAACATTCAGCAGTTTTAGTTGCTTACgtttcaatttgggttctaaACTGCGCCATGAAATTACCaacttcttctctttctctggggACTACCAACGTTAAAATTCACAACCACCCTCATGCTCTCCCTCTGACAGATTAGCTGGATAGAGCAAGACTCAGCAACACAAGCACTTTGAatctgtaattgtttgtccCATGTCAAACTCTCACTTGAATTATAGCTTAATTTTTAGGGGGGCTGAGATGAAATGTAGGGGGCTTGAGCCCAACTAAAAAAGGGACTAAAATCTAACATGCAGGCACTACACAAAAAAGGCATAGTAGCCTGTTTGTATCAAACGGTTGTAGCGGTCTTGAAATCTTGATGTTGTTACCTTGTTCTGCCACAAACACAGGTGGCGCTGTGTGATTTTGCATCCATGACTCAATAAACTTTCGCACCCATACCCGGCGGAAGTTCATTGGTCATCAGACAATTTCAAAGATGGCTCTCGCTAGTGTGTTGAACAGTGATTGTGCgaatttttcatttgaaaatagtcaaccttttggttttggttgtgGGCCTGGACAGAGCGGTCTGGGATTTGATGCCACGCCGGGAGACGGTCTCAGTTTTTCCGTTAAAAACCCGCTGTGTGCCGGAGACGAGGATGGCGTCGAAAGGAAAATAGAGTTCCTGCATGGAACCACAACCTTagcatttaaagtaagttaatTAGTAGCTTATTGTAGCTAGCGTGAATTGTATAAATCTGTCGAATAGTTTAGCTGTGAAAAAggctaataataaataatttagacTCTAGTTACATCATGCCTAACGGTTTAGCTACATAATGCTAGCTAGCGCTACATCTAGAACGTTAAcgctagcatgttagcatggcTACAAACCGCTTTCTCATTGCAGATGTTCACATAACGTTAACGATTAGACGTTTCTGGCTTCAAAAGCAACCCGGTAAACATGAGCAGGTCATCGCTATTTGTGGCCGTGACAGTAACGTTACTAAAGTGCAGGTGTCATAAG
The sequence above is drawn from the Etheostoma spectabile isolate EspeVRDwgs_2016 chromosome 12, UIUC_Espe_1.0, whole genome shotgun sequence genome and encodes:
- the psmb11a gene encoding proteasome subunit beta type-11a; translated protein: MALEDICGFEDTPVHRKWFPASHFEDTDRSFHMTDFGLRRLKKFGRNSGIPLQFFIPTLPNSDPFNPSTSLPFPPPNHSVTVSRPFPLSHGTTTLGFIFQGGVIAAADSRASAGGLVACPAVHKITPIHSHLVVTSSGSGADCMLWERILAREIRLYQLRHRRCLSICGTAKLLSFMLHPFKGTDVCVALTLCGWDKEAGPKLIYVCSDGARLQGDTFSVGSGSPYAYGVLDRELRWSLSKEEAISLAREAVFRATHRDAYSGNNVDIFHITAQGWSQRKREDLKEEYYKDMERRTKIVEERKRATKLDALE